The sequence ACCTTGGGAGTCAGGCATCATGACCCAGCAGTCAGTGGAGCCCAGGACCGGTGCGGAGGACGCGGGCCCCGGCTCGCGCGTCCCCGCCGGAAGATCTTGGCTCGACCGGTACTTCCACATATCCGAACGAGGGTCCACGGTCGCGCGTGAGGTGCGCGGCGGCGTCACGACCTTCATGGCCATGGCGTACATCCTCCTGCTCAACCCGTTGATCCTCGGCGGCAAGGACGTCGACGGCAACCTCCTCAGCCAGCCCGGACTGATCACCGCGACCGCGCTCGCGGCAGCCGTGACCACCCTCCTGATGGGTTTCGTCGGCAAGGTCCCGCTGGCCCTCGCCGCCGGACTCAGCGTCTCCGGCGTGCTGTCCTCGCAGGTCGCACCCAATATGACCTGGCCGCAGACCATGGGCATGTGTGTGATCTACGGTGTGGTGATCTGTCTCCTGGTGGTCACCGGCCTGCGCGAAATGATCATGAACGCGATCCCGCTCGCACTCAAGCACGGCATCACCATGGGGATCGGGCTCTTCATCGCCCTCATCGGCCTCTACAAGGCCGGCTTCGTCCACCAGGGCAAGGCGACCCCGGTGTCGCTCGGCCCGGCCGGTGAACTCTCCGGCTGGCCCGTCCTGATCTTCTGCGTGACCCTGCTGCTGATCTTCATGCTGCAGGCCCGCAACATCCCCGGCGCGATCCTGATCGGTATCGTCGTCGGCACCGTGATCGCCATCGCCGTCAACGCGATCGCCGACGTCGACGCCAAGTCCTGGAGCAGTGGCCCGCCGGAGCTCAACGGCAGCGCGGTCTCCGCACCCGACTTCTCGCTCTTCGGGCATGTGGAGTTCGGCGGCTGGGGCGATGTCGGAGTGATGACCGTCGGCATGATCGTCTTCACCCTGGTGCTGGCCGGCTTCTTCGACGCCATGGCCACCATCATCGGTGTCGGTACGGAGGCCAAGCTCGCCGACGACAAGGGCCGGATGCCGGGCCTGTCCAAGGCGCTGTTCATCGACGGTGCGGGCGGTGCCATCGGCGGTGTCGCCGGAGGCTCCGGCCAGACCGTGTTCGTCGAGTCGGCCACCGGTGTCGGCGAGGGGGCCCGGACCGGGTTCGCCTCCGTCATCACCGGACTCTTCTTCGCCGCCTGCCTGTTCTTCACCCCGCTCACCGCGATCGTGCCGACCGAGGTGGCCTCGGCCGCCCTCGTCGTCATCGGCGCCATGATGATGCAGAACGCCCGGCACGTGGACTGGGGCGACCGTTCCGTCGCCATCCCGGTCTTCCTCACCGTGGTCCTGATGCCCTTCACGTACACGATCACCACCGGTGTCGCCGCGGGTGTCATCTCGTACGCCGCCATCAAGCTCGCCCAGGGCCGGGCGCGCGAGGTCGGGGCGTTCATGTGGGGTCTGACGGTGATCTTCATCGTGTACTTCGCCCTCAATCCGATCGAGAGCTGGCTGGGCGTCCACTGACACCCGCCCCTCCCCACACCGCCCAAGGAGACACGACATGCTGGACATCGCCGAAGAGCTGCACCGGTGGCTCGGGCAGGGACGCGAGTTCGCCGTGGCCACCGTGGTGGCGGTCGGCGGCAGTGCCCCCCGGCAGCCGGGAGCCGCACTCGCCGTCGACCGTGACGGCACGGCCATCGGGTCGGTCTCCGGCGGATGTGTGGAGGGCGCGGTGTACGAGCTGTGCCAACAGGCCCTCAAGGACGGCACAACCGTCCGGGAGCAGTTCGGCTACAGCGACGACGATGCCTTCGCGGTCGGTCTGACCTGCGGCGGCGTCATCGACATCCTGGTCACACCGGTGCGTGCGGACGACCCCGCACGCCCGGTGTTCGCGGCGGCGCTCGCGGCCTCCGCGCAGGCGGCGGCGGCCGCGGTCGCCAGGATCACCGAGGGCCCGGCCGAACTCCTCGGCCGCCCGCTCCTCGTCCACCCCGACGGGTCGTACGAGGGCGGGCTCGGCGGCCATCGTGCGCTGGACCGCACCGCGGCGGCCGAGACCCGGGCGATGCTGGACGCGGGCCGCACCGGCCCGCTCACCATCGGCGCCGAGGGCTCCCGCTGCGGCCGGCCCGTCCAACTGCTCGTAGAATCCAGCGTTCCGCCGCCCCGCATGATCGTGTTCGGGGCCATCGACTTCGCCGCCGCCCTCGTGCGGGCCGGCTCCTTCCTCGGCTACCGGGTCACCGTCTGCGACGCCCGGCCGGTCTTCGCGACCCGGGCCCGTTTCCCGGACGCCGACGAGATCGTGGTCGACTGGCCGCACCGCTACCTCGCCGCCACCGAGGTGGACGCGCGCACGGTGCTCTGTGTCCTCACCCATGACGCCAAGTTCGATGTCCCCCTGCTGACCGCGGCGTTGAAGTTGCCGGTCGCGTACGTCGGGGCGATGGGCTCGCGCCGCACCCACCTGGAGCGCAACGAACGGCTCCGCGAGGCCGGTGTCACCGAGCGCGAACTTGCCGCGCTGCACTCGCCGATCGGCCTCGACCTCGGTGCCCGTACGCCGGAGGAGACGGCCCTGTCGATCGCCGCCGAGATCGTCGCCGTCCGGCGTGGCGGCAGCGGCGTACCGCTCACCGGCGCCCACACCCCGATCCATCACGAAGGCGGCTCCCCGCTCGCCTCGGTGGCCTGAAGCCGAGGGAAACCGGTCCTCACTCCGGCCTCGACCACGCCCCGTCTCCGCCCTCGTCCCCGGCCGTGACTCCGGCCCCGTCCCCGGCCCGAAACCGGCCCCGTCCTCGGCCCTCACTCCGGCCCCGTCCCCGGCCCGAAACCGGCCCCCGCCGCGCCGTTCGCCGCCGGGCGGATTACCGCCACGGCGCATTCCTGCCAGCCAGGAACCGAACCGTAGTCGCGCATTTACCGGTAGATCAGCTGCATGACATTTTCCCCCTCCTCCGTTTCCGGCCGGGCGAGACCCGCTCGTACAGGACGCAGAGCGCTGCTCATAGCGACCTCCGTCGCACTCGTGAGCGGCGCCATGCTCCCCGCCGCGGGCTCCGCCACCGCCGCCTCCGCACCGCGCTCCGCCGAGGGCCGCCACGAGGCCCGGGTCCAGAGCCACGACATCACCCTGATCACCGGGGACGTCGTGCACTACGTGGACGGCCCCGGCAACCAGGACACCGTCACCGTGGACCGCCCCGACGGCGCGAACGGCGGCGTCCACGTCCAGCAGGCGGGCGACGACCTCTTCGTGCTGCCCGACGAGGCCACCGCGCTGCTCGCGGCCGGGAAGCTCGACCGGCGGCTGTTCAACGTCTCGGCCCTGGTGCGGATGGGGTACGACGACGCGGCCACCGGCGGCATTCCGCTGATCGCCACCTACGGGGGGAGCAAGGCCAGGGCGCTGCCCGCGGCCCCGCGCGGAGCCGGCAAGGTCCGGACGCTCGGCTCCATCCACGGTGCGGCGCTGAAGGCCGACAAGGACGACGCCCGCGCCTTCTGGAGCGACATCGCGCGTACGGACAAGGCCCGTTCGCTGGACAACGGCATCGCGAAGCTGTGGCTCGACGGCCGCTCCGAGGCCCTGCTCAAGGAGTCGGTGCCGCAGGTCAACGCCCCGCAGGCGTGGGCCGCGGGCTTCGACGGCAAGGGCACCAAGGTCGCCGTCCTGGACACCGGGATCGACGCCGACCACCCGGACGTCAAGGACCGGATCCTGGAGTCCCGGAGCTTCGTGCCGGGCGAGGAGGTCGACGACAAGAACGGCCACGGTACGCATGTCGCGTCCACCATCGCCGGTTCGGGTGCCGCCTCCCAGGGCGACAACAAGGGCGTCGCGCCGGCCGCGGGCCTCCTCGTCGGCAAGGTCCTCGGCGACGAGGGCTCCGGCGCCGACTCCGGCATCATCGAAGCCATGGAGTGGGCGAAGGCGGAAGGCGCCGACGTCGTCTCCATGAGCCTCGGCTCCCCGGTGCCGGACGACGGCTCCGACCCGATGTCGCAGGCCGTCGACGCCCTGTCGGCCGACGGCGGTCCGCTGTTCGTGATCGCCGCGGGCAACGCGTACGGCGCGGGCACCATCGGCTCGCCCGGCTCGGCGCAGAAGGCCCTCACCATC is a genomic window of Streptomyces sp. NBC_01237 containing:
- a CDS encoding NCS2 family permease, whose protein sequence is MTQQSVEPRTGAEDAGPGSRVPAGRSWLDRYFHISERGSTVAREVRGGVTTFMAMAYILLLNPLILGGKDVDGNLLSQPGLITATALAAAVTTLLMGFVGKVPLALAAGLSVSGVLSSQVAPNMTWPQTMGMCVIYGVVICLLVVTGLREMIMNAIPLALKHGITMGIGLFIALIGLYKAGFVHQGKATPVSLGPAGELSGWPVLIFCVTLLLIFMLQARNIPGAILIGIVVGTVIAIAVNAIADVDAKSWSSGPPELNGSAVSAPDFSLFGHVEFGGWGDVGVMTVGMIVFTLVLAGFFDAMATIIGVGTEAKLADDKGRMPGLSKALFIDGAGGAIGGVAGGSGQTVFVESATGVGEGARTGFASVITGLFFAACLFFTPLTAIVPTEVASAALVVIGAMMMQNARHVDWGDRSVAIPVFLTVVLMPFTYTITTGVAAGVISYAAIKLAQGRAREVGAFMWGLTVIFIVYFALNPIESWLGVH
- a CDS encoding XdhC/CoxI family protein — encoded protein: MLDIAEELHRWLGQGREFAVATVVAVGGSAPRQPGAALAVDRDGTAIGSVSGGCVEGAVYELCQQALKDGTTVREQFGYSDDDAFAVGLTCGGVIDILVTPVRADDPARPVFAAALAASAQAAAAAVARITEGPAELLGRPLLVHPDGSYEGGLGGHRALDRTAAAETRAMLDAGRTGPLTIGAEGSRCGRPVQLLVESSVPPPRMIVFGAIDFAAALVRAGSFLGYRVTVCDARPVFATRARFPDADEIVVDWPHRYLAATEVDARTVLCVLTHDAKFDVPLLTAALKLPVAYVGAMGSRRTHLERNERLREAGVTERELAALHSPIGLDLGARTPEETALSIAAEIVAVRRGGSGVPLTGAHTPIHHEGGSPLASVA